A stretch of DNA from Globicephala melas chromosome 19, mGloMel1.2, whole genome shotgun sequence:
CCACTCCCTAGGCTTCAGGATCACCCAGGGGCTTTTAAAATCTGCAGGTGCCCAGGCTCCACCCCCCAGGTTCAGCTTTGTCACTGTGTGGTGGGGCCTGGGGAACACAGGTGCTGTGGGCGTGGGCGCTGATCTCTGTTGGGACCTACATGATGCCAGCATTGTTATTCGTCACCCCAGACATGATTGCGGGGGGCGTGGGTCAGGGCCAGGTCAAGAATGAAAGGAGAGGGGAACtgccctggcggcccagtggttaagactctggagtctgtgcttccattgcagggggcgcaggttcgatccctggttagggaactaagatcccacatactgcgcggtgaggccaaaaaaaacagagagaatgaAGGGAGAGCCGGGCAGTCAGAGGGTCTGAGCAGAGGTGAGGGTCAGTGGCCACTGGAAGAAGCCGTTTCTGCTCGGTTCCTCATGGGTGATGGGCAGGAAAGTACTTTGATCCTCCAAAGCCCCAAACACGGCATTGGCAACTTGATGGCAAATCATGTCAAACTGGAACGAAGAACCACCCTGAAGGTCAGAGCCAGAGAAGGCGCTGATTAAAAAGGAGTGGGACAGCCATGGCGAGGAAGCGGCAGGATGTGAAATTTCCAAGCCAGGCCAAGCTAATGAAGTGATTGACCTGGTGTAAGAAACATgttgcaataataataattgcgTCTTTTATCATTCTtgcaacaaaacaaagcaaaactcccCAGAGGCTCAGATGGGCCTGGCCGGGAACCACTGCTTGTCATGGATTATTCCCATGCCAGGCTGTACACAGACACCCCTTTCCCCCTCCGGTGGCTGCGCCGGCCTTGCTGTCCTGCCTCTGCGTGTTCTGTGGCTCCTGGCTGGTGCCCTGGGACTCCAGGGGCCTCACGCTCGGCTCTCCTGCCATCTCCCCTGCAGACTTTTTCCAGGGCAAACACTTCTTCCTGTACGGGGAGTTCCCGGGGGATGAGCGGCGGACGCTCAGCCGTTACGTCACAGCCTTCAACGGGTCAGTCTCCGGGGACAGGGGAGGTAGGGGAGGAGGTGTGGTAGGTCGTGGGGAGAAAGGCCTTCGGGAGGATGGAGAAGGTCGTACCCCCAGGCTGGGCACAGGCTGTGGAGTTCTGTGCCAGACCTGCTCACGCCGCTGGGCAGCCCTGGATGCATAGCTTCCCCTCGGGTTCCTCTTCTCTAAAGCGAGGCCGCACAGTGCCCTTCTGAAAGGATTGGCGCCTGCGGGAGCTGTTGGCTTCGGGGCTGTGGCGAGCCTGGCACGTGGGAGAGTGGGGGACCCAAAGGCGGCCTATAGGGGACACAGGTGGGGATGGAGAACGGCCTCTGAGGATGGCTGGGGAGTAGGGTGTCAAGAGAGGGGACACcagttctctgccccttttcttCTCCTGCCAGGGAGCTTGAGGACTATATGAGCGACCGGGTCCAGTTTGTGATCACGGCACAGGAGTGGGACCCCAGCTTTGAGGAGGTGAGTCCtgaaggggcagggagagggagccCAACCTGCCCTCACATCCCCCGACCCCTCCTGGCTCACATGCTCCTgcacgccccccgcccccccctgCAGGCCCTGATGGACAACCCCTCCCTGGTGTTCGTCCGGCCCCGGTGGATCTACAGTTGCAACGAGAAGCAGAAGTTGCTTCCCCACCAGCTCTACGGGGTGGTGCCCCAGGCATGAAGTACGTGCTCTCACACACGAGTTTATTAATAAAGGTGACGTGGTCTGGAGCAGCTGCCCCTCTCACCTGTGTCTCCCAGAACCCACAGCAGGTTCCCAGCTTTCTGTCTTATGTTTGGTTTTGCTTCCCCTCTGAAGGCCGGGTCTTTGGGCTGCCTAATGACCCCTGTGCTGGGGTCCCGGAAAGAACGAAGGGCTCTCTATCTGGGGTCTGGTAGGGAAGGAGCTCTTTGTCACTTCTTCGGGGCCCCTCCCCCCTTTGGTGGCAGGTGGCAGGGAATTAGGAATCTGATAGCACCACCCTCAGCTGGTTCTGACCCCCCTGGAGCCCATTCCTGTGTCTCGGTTGTCCCTCTGGGGGTCCTGGACTGGGGACTGGCATATTCATGGGataggcctctctctctctctaagtcTCAGCTCTCTGGGCCAGGGACATCTCCCTTTCTCCAGGGCTCTCAGAAGTAGCTGTGAAACTGTCACCAGCCTGGTTTGATATCACCTCATTTGGGAGGTAGAATTGGGGGAAGGGGCATTTTAATCACCCCCCCCAAATCCTGAACCCCCTTCAAGGATCCACCACATTTAAGGTGGGAACTGAACTGGGCGTTAGAGAATCAGGGTAGAAGTTGGGATGGGGCCATGGTGTGGGTGAAGGCCGGGAAGTGGGAGCCAGCCTGGTGCCCAGGGGGCAGTTGAAGGAGCACGGCCCCTCTGGTGACGAGGCTTTAGGGGCAGACCTAGCTGGAAAGGTGGGCACAGTCCTGGCAGCTGTGCCGTCTAATGCAGTAGCCACTGGACACAGGTGGCTATTTAACCTTAacgacagggacttccctggtggtccagtggtcaggcctctgtgtttccactgcaggggccccgggtttgatccctggttgtggaactaagatcccacatgcctcgcggtgcggccataaataaataaataaataaataaatgaataaatgaataaaataaacttaaggacagtgaaacaaaaggaaaaattcactTCCTCAGTTACACTGGCCACAGTTCAAGTGCTCACTGGCTCCTGGGCTGGACAGCACCGATGGAGAGCCTTTCCCTCGCTGTAGAAAGCAGGACAGGACGGTCCAGAAGCACTGTGAACAGCAGGCTGAGAAGCTTGGACTTCATCCTGGGGAGGTCAGGAAGGGGTCGAAGGGCAAAGGGCAGGGTCAGAGCTGGGtagcaaatgaccacaaacttagtgtcttaaaacaaaaaaaaggtgtAACCTTCTAGGTCTGGAGGtctgaagtccaaaatgggtctcgcTGGGCTAAACATAAAGGTGTaggcagggggacttccctggcggcgcagtggttaagagtctgcctgccagtgcaggggacacaggttcaatccctggtccaggaagatcccacatgccgcagagcacctaagcccgtgcgccacaactactgagcctgcgctctagagcccgcgagccacaactactgagcctgcgagtcacaactgctgaagcccatgtgcctagagcccgtgctccacaacaagagaagccactgcagtgagaagcccgcacaccacgacaaagagtagcctccactctccacaactagagaaagcccacacgcggcaacgaagacccaacgcagctaaaaacaaataaataaatttaaaaaaaaaaaggtgtaggCAGGGATGCGCTCCTTTTGGAGGCTCCGGGAGAGAATCCGTgttcttgtcttttccagcttctagcaGCTGCCCACGACCCAcgccccttccatcttcaaagccagcaatggccagTCGAGTCTTCTCACGCTGTGtcactctgacactgactcttCCTGTGATTACACTGAGCCCAGCTGGATAACCTGGGATAATCTTCCTGTTTTAAAGCCAGCCACTTAGGAACCTTCATTCCTTATGCTGCCTTAATTCAACCTTTGCCACATAACATATCCgtaggttccagggattaagatGTGGCCATCTTTGGGAGGCCGTTTTTCTGCCAACCACACCCACCATGTGTGAGACAGTGGGGCTGCAGAGTGAACAAACAGACACGAGTCTCCTGCTCTTACGGGGCTGACATTCtgctgggggagagagaggcaagTGTCCCGCATTGTGGGGTGGCGATAAATGCTGTGTGAGCAGATAAAGCCAGGCAGTGTTACACAGTGATGAGAGTGATCGGGTCATCAGGGAAGGTGTCTCAGAGGACTCGCCTGTCTGCAGGGACTTGGGAGAAGTAAGGGAGGTTCCGGGGGaaccattccaggcagaggaaaagcaAGTGCAGAGGTCTTCAGGCAGGACAAGTGCGAGGAGTAGCAGGGTGTTGGGCGGGGTACCAGGAAAACCCAGGATCCACCCTGACTCAGCACTGTCCCTTGCTTGGTTGCGGGCAAATCCCATCCCTCCTGCACCCAGCTTTCCCATCTGGACAAAGTAAGGTTGGGCCGGATGGACACCCCCAAGATGAGTTTGTGTCCTTGAAACGTTGATGGTGGTGGGGTCGCTTTGGAGGAAATCTTCCGGGGCAGCTCCACGGTAAATATGGACACAAGCCATACTGCTGGCTTTGGGGGAGGGAGCctgcccctccgctgcctctccccctcccccgagGGCCTTGCTGAGCAGCCTGCAGTCCTGAGGCCCCCTGATTTCCATTTGTCTGCTTGGTTCCAGCCTCATGCTGGAGATTCCACAAACCATCTCTCATTCCATCCTCCACAGCTTTCAGATCTGAGCTCTGAACAATAGCTCCTCAAGAAGGCCTTTCCTCACCCTCTATATCTAACCGTATTTGCCAGGTCTACCCTCATAATACTGTCTCTCTATCATCGTTGTATCTTGGTTTGCTTATGATCAAATTTACCAGTCTTTTCCTCTACGATCTGTACTTTTTGTGTCTTAAAGATActttctctgcctctgaggtTACTAAGGGATTCTCCTTTATTTCCATCTAAATGCTCTAGAGTTTTGTGTTTCAGACTTAGATCTTAAATCACTAGAAACTTCCGTGTATGCTGTGAGGTAGAGAGCCTCATTAGTTTCTATGTTGCTGTAACACATTACCAAAATCATAggctttaaacaacacaaatttattttatagtcCTGGAGGTCGGTAGTCCAAAATCAGTCTGAGTGGGCTAAAATCATGGTGCTGGccaggctgtgttccttctgtcttttaaaattattttaatgttattttttattttatttatctacttatttaaatttttattttgctgtgttccttctggaagctctaggggagaacccatttccttgccttttttagcctctagaagctgactGCATTCCTTGACCCGTGGTcccacatcactccagtctctgcttccattGGCACACCTCCTCTgactcctctgcttccctctttcccatgtaaggacccttgtgattacactgggcctaCTGGAATAAtcaggataatctcccatctTAAGAGCTGATCCTTCATCACATAAGCAAAGTCCCTTCTGCTGTGTGGAAGCGAGCAcactcacaggttctggggattaggatgtggacatctttgggggaccattattctgcctaccacagggtctcatttaattttcttccctATCTCTCAGCTCATTCACAGATTAGCTATCCTTTCCCCACTTATCTATAGCTGGGGCTGGCGAACTACACTCCATAGGCAGAATCCAGCCCAcctactgtttgtttgtttgtttgtttgtttttgcattacgaaggcctctcactgttgtggcctctcccgttgcggagcacaggctccggacacgcaggctcagcagccatggctcacgggcctagccactccgcagcatgtgggatcttcccggaccggggcacgaacccgtgccccctgcatcggcaggcggactctcagccactgcgcccaccagggaagccctcacctactgtttttgtaaataaagttttatcggaACACGGCCACGCTCGTCCACATATCACAATGCATGTGTCTGCCTTTGCGCTACAACAGCAGTGCCGGGTAGTTGTGGCAGACGCAGTATGGCCCGCAAAATCTAAACAGAtctactgtctggccctttataggAAAAGCTTGCCAACCTCTGATCTACAGGTGGGGACCACCTCCTATTAGCACCTCGTAAGCGCAGGTCTGTTCCTGAGCTCTCAGTGCCCTCCCACTAGCCTATTCCCAAGCCAGCACCACCGTCctattactacagctttgtaataaTTCTTGGTATGAAGGGAGGCAAGGCTCCCCTACTTGTTGTTCAAAGTGGACTTGGCTTCTTTACTTTGTGTTTGCCACTACTTGGTTGGTGTCCACCTCCCTCACTAGACcaggtctgtcttgttcactgctgtgttccTAACACCCTGTGCAGGGCCCGGCACACGGTACCTGCTTAATTCCTATCTGTAGAACGAAGAGCAGTCCCATGTTCGCTCAGTCATCCTTGTTTTATAGCTGGAGAAACAGGCTCCAAGAGGGGAACCATCTTTGCCTGAGAAGTTGCTTGTAAAGGCCTTATAATACTCccatttgggaattccctggcgatccagtggttaggacttggtgctttcacttccgaggccctggttcgatccctggtcggggaactaagatgccgcaaGCCACAGCCAAATTTAAAAACCCGCAGCatcaaacaaaaaaccctcccattttatagataaggcaTCTGAGTTCAGAGAAGCGACAAGCTCGTCCAAGGCCCTGCGGCTTTTTAGTGGGTCAGGGCTGGCTCCAAAGCTTGGCCTTCAAATTGTTTTTACTCTACTGGTATACACCCCTTGTTCTTGCCTTTATGATTTAGCTTATCTTGGGAATACTTCCACGTCAGTGCATGTAGAGCTGACTTTTTCCCCTACAGCTACATCTTCCATTCTCTGGCTGTACTGTAAATTCGTTAGCTGGTCCCCTATTGATGGGCACTCGGGTTGTTTCCCATCTTTGGCCACTGCCGTcgcactgcagtgaacatccttAATCTTATACCTTTTTTCACGTGCTTAtctataggataaattcctagaagtggaatcgtTGACACGAGCATgcgtgcatttaaaattttttatacataCACTCAATGGCCAAAGTGGAGGCACTAGTTTAAACTCACAACATTGAGGAGAGCCTGTCTCGCCACACTCCTCAGCAGCACAGGATGCTAGCAGATGTTTAACCTTTGCCATATGAAGAGGTGTGAAAAACCAGAGCCAGGGCTTTCAAACCACACCTCCAGGTCCATGGTTTGGGGCCCCATGCTAACTCTGTGGGTGATGTTTTCCCCTCCCAGAAACGAGTTCCTCCTGCTAAGTCTGAGTCCAGCGCGGGGGCCAACCTCCCTTCCGGCTACCTGGAAGAGGCAAGTCCATACAGCCTGGCTCAGAGATGCCACCTCTTTATTGACTGGGGCTGGCAGCACAGGGAGCCAGTGAGCCAAAGGGAGGGTTCACTCCCGCTCCCCTGGGCTCTCGGCCTGGTGGCGGCTGCGTTGGTGAAGGAGTAGGAGGCGTCTCTGGCCAAACGCCTGGCCGCAGCTGGAGCAGCGATGCCGGGCAGTGACCTGGCTACCCGGTGCCGTCGGGGGGTCGTGACATAGGCGATGGGCGGCCAGTTTGGAGGGGAATGAAAAAGCCTTGGGGCAGTGCGGGCAAGGATAGGGACGGGCGTCCGTGGCATGGTGCGTATGGCGGTGGGCCGCCAGCTTGGAGGGGTAGCAGAAGGACTTGGGGCAGTCGGGGCACGGGTAGGGGCGGGTGGGCGCGTGGGTCCAGAGGTGGGCTGCCAGCTTGGAGCGGTGGCCGAAGGCCTTTGGGCAGTGCGGGCACGGGTGCGGACGGGCGCCGCTGTGCGTGAGGCGGTGGGCTGCCAGCTTGGAGGGGTAGGAGAAGGCCTTGGGGCAGTCGGGGCATGGGTGGGGGCGGGCGCCGCCGTGTGCCAACCGGTGCGTGGCCAGCTTGGACGGGTACGAGAAGGCCTTGTCACAGTCGGGGCAGCGGTGCGGGCGCTGGGGCGGGGGCCGCCGGCGGGGTCGGGAAGGCGCCCCCGCAGACGTGGCGGGCCCTGGAACCAACTGGCTGGGCTTCTGCGGCGAGCCCTGGTAGGGAGCTAGGGGACAGGAGGGTTGGTGTGCTCCAGGAAGCAGCCAACGCCCTGAGTCTACACCAGGCTCCCCCTCGACCTTGACATTCTAGTGTGTCTGGACACCTGAAGGGTCATACTGAGATTCCCCAAATGGCGTGTTCCTGCTTCTCACCCCTGCCATGCATCATCCTAAGGGGCTCCAAAGGGTTACCTCGCTGGAACCCCAGAGCTAAGGCTTCCCCAAAGCTACTAAACTGTCCGTTTCTAGTATCTTCCCAAGTGATCACCCTGAAATCCCGCATGTCATCTCCCCTAGAAATGAGGGGTCCCTCCAAGACAACCTGGAGGATTCCCCAGAACTTGGCGCTCTTGGGGATCCGAAATGGTTATCACCCTGGGCTTTCAAAACTTCACCCTGAGATTCCCTCAACATACGATTCTCTTGGCCCCAGTTCCTGGAGAATGCCCCCCTACTCACCGGTGGAGCCGCCCTCACCTTCTCCTTTGGTCACAGGCTCCTTGCCAGTGGGACTAGGATCGGTGCCCCGGGCCACAGACTCAGCGTCCCGCTCCAGCATCTTGCTGGCCCAGAAACCTAAAGGGAGGGCCTAGGGTGGGAGAGGGGGCGACGCCGGTGTTTATCAGGCTGTTGGGGGAAGGGCTGAGAGCCTAACAATCAAGGCTCAGTATGTTTAGGAGCAGGGTCTATTTAATTCTGGGGTCCTATAAGGCGAGGGTGGGCGGAGCCTAAGGGCACAATGGGCGGGGTTATGCAAACCCGACCCAGACGCAGTCTATTTGGAACTTAGCCTCAGCGTTTGAGCCTTCGAGCGGAGTGGGCGGGGCCTCTATAACTAACTCCCAGCCGCCCCAGAGCGCGGAGCAGGCGGGGCCTATGTCCAGAGTGGGCGGAACCGGCCGAGGAACCTAAGACGGGAATGGGTGGAGCTATACTAATAAGACCCAAAGTCGGTTGCTCAGCAACTCTGTCCCAGGGGAGGGGCCTACGAGCTCAGTGGGCGGGATTCACATTGACGCCGCTTGAACTGCCTTCTTCTTGTCACTAAATTTCAACCCCTGCGTGGAGTTGGAACCGTGGAGGGTAGAGGGGAGACCTGGAGGAAGACACAGAAAGAGCGTGGCTCGTGTGTTGCGATTCTGAGACCCCCTAATGGACTTCTCCCTCGAGGTCCCAAGCCTCCGAGCCTCCACGCACCCCTTGGGATCATGGCATTCGGGCACCAATGCACCCTCCCAAGGCTCAGGCGCCCATGCAGCCCCTCCAGAACCTATGCATCAGGACCCTCCCCCGTTCCGGGAGTTCTGGCGATCAGCACCCCCAGTCTACTTCCCGAAGACCCTGGCGTCTGTGCCCAGACCGCTGACCCCTCACCTGCGGGCGGCTCCTCCCTGGGGGCGGGGCTCCGGGCCCCTCCCTCGGGGGCCGCGGCCACTGCGGCGCTGCCTTCGGACTCTGCACCGCCCGGCGCGCGCCCTGAgatgggagggcaggggagggagcgcGCGCTAGCTGCTGGGCCCAGCCTCATTTCCATTCCCTCCTCCTCCGCCCCGGTGGGGGCGTTAGTTCGCATGCGCGGTCCGGCCCGCGGAGGCTGCAGCGGGGGAGACGGGATGGAAGGAGGGGGTGGGTGCGCAAGGCAAGCCAATTGGTGAGCAATACCGGCTGAGGGACCGGAGGAAAGTGTGCCGAGGCTTGCAGGGCCTACGGTGGCTGACTGGAGTCAAGCACGTGCAGGAGTTAACACGGGGAAACCTAACTCAAGAGATTTCTTGAGACAACTTCCCTTTTGTATGTCCCCGTTCTTTTCGAGAATTCCGCTCGGAGCTTGAGTTCCGTCTCCCGAATCAGTTTCAAGAGCCCGCTGCCTATTCTACCCCTCAAGGCACTGGCAAGTAAAGGCTAGCTTTTTCCTcgagagagggagggagcgggaCGGGTTCAGAGCGAGCTGATGCCCAGTAAAAGTCACGTTATTTGCACAGCGCCCGGCACTCTTCGCTGCTGGGTGATTCTGGATTCTCCGCCCCTCCCACCCTAATACTACGACCCTGGGGCCGGAAGGGCGGCGGTCTCCAGGTACCCGGGCCCCCTTGTTCCCCGCTGGAGCTCCTGGTGCCAGGCCCGGGGTGGCTTGCTTGGCACCCTTCCCCTGGGAAGTTATGGTGCACCGTCCCGCCCCGTACAGGAATGACCGTGAAGTGCCCATAAACCACCCCCGCATGGGTGGGTCTT
This window harbors:
- the ZNF575 gene encoding zinc finger protein 575, with translation MLERDAESVARGTDPSPTGKEPVTKGEAPYQGSPQKPSQLVPGPATSAGAPSRPRRRPPPQRPHRCPDCDKAFSYPSKLATHRLAHGGARPHPCPDCPKAFSYPSKLAAHRLTHSGARPHPCPHCPKAFGHRSKLAAHLWTHAPTRPYPCPDCPKSFCYPSKLAAHRHTHHATDARPYPCPHCPKAFSFPSKLAAHRLCHDPPTAPGSQVTARHRCSSCGQAFGQRRLLLLHQRSRHQAESPGERE